CCCGGAATCCAGACGCCAGGCCCTCACCTTTACAAAATTAAGGAGCCGCAGCGGTGACCTTGCCACGGCAGATCATTCGCCTTCCCGCCGCACCGGAGGCGATGTCGGCCTTTGGAATCTTCCGCCGGAAGTGGGGCCCGAGCCAGTTGCCCGTATTGTTCCGTACCCAGCCCTGCGGCGGGTCGCCAGAGTAGATCTCCATCCGGTAATCCAGGGTCGGCAGGAAGCGGGTCGTTTCTAGGCACTGGTGGGTGGCCGTCTCATACGCACGGACACCCCGCCGCAGATCGGCATGCGCCGGGTGGCTCAGGTAGGCCATCTCGCTGAAATTGTCCGCACCGTCACGATCGGGATCGCCCCCGCTGCTTTGGGCGAGGTTGCCGAAGTACGTCGTCTCCCAATCGTCGTAGAGCCCGTCGAGATCTTGATCCCATCCGCTCACCCGGGTGGAGAGCGTGACACCCCTGCCGAAAAAACGCGTGGCGGGCACCCAGTTGTCCATCATGCGGGGCGATGGCTCGGACGGACGCAGCAGCCGCTCGAATTCCTCCGCCAGCTTGTTGTAGAAGGTCATCTCCCGCGGAGTCAGGAACCGCTCCACCGATTCCACGACGAAGAGGATATTGAAGTGCTTCTGACCCTCCAGCACATCCGCCACCGGCTTTCCATGCACCGCGATCAGGTCTTCGACCGAGAAGTTCGCGACAATCTCTTCGGGCAAGATCGGAATCTTCGCGGGCCCCCGATCCCAGGGAAAGGTGGTGGTGCTGTCGTAAGCCATCAAGGGACCGACTTCGGAAGGCGGACAGAAACCGGCGAAGTAGCGCTCCACCGCCGGCATTTCGCGGACAATCTGGCTGCCAGACGAGTCCGTGTTCACCAGCCATCCCGGTCCATCACTTCGCGGCACCCACTCGAAGCCGCCCACCAAGCTGTTGATATTGCTGAAACCGTGCCAGTGCCCTGGGTCTCTTTTCAGCTTTCCAAAGCTCGCATCGGAGATCCCCGCGGCCCATTGATGGGTGAGCTCATGGAGCACGTTGTTCATGAAGATTCCCCGGGTGGCCGTGTCGATCTGGCTCATTCCAAGCAGCCTTCCTGCGCTGCCGTAGGTTGCCGGTTGATTGATCTGCGGCATCCCGGTACCGGCGGAAGAGCTCTGGGCGTGGATGTGCATGCCCGCAAAGTAGTTCGCCGAGGTCGAGATCGCAGGAGTCCGCTCCGCATGCATGCTCGAGAGCAGGAGGATGAAATCGTAGTTGTCCCCCACTTGCCCGATCACCTTTTTCACCGTCGCCTGCATCTCCGCGACGTTGTTGGCCCCGATGCCGCGCAGTTGATTCTGAAACGTCGGCTTGCTGCTGCGGACATTCAGCAAGTGGGAGGCGATCTGGAAATCGCTGCCGGCGGTTTTGAGCGGAGTGAGTCCCGCTGAGCTGATGACTCCTACCTCGGGAGAGGTGAGAATCGAGGTTTCGCTCCCGTCCGTCTCGACGATATGGATCGTACTGCACGTCACGAAGGTCAGGCCGGGCAGCGATTCCCCGGGTGGCTGGGATCTGTAGTTGAAAGATGGCGACAACTGAACCGGGACGAAGGGCGAACTGGTGTAGATGCGGTCGCCGGCCACCGCGTCGCCGTTTTGACCATCGTCGGAAAAGTCGGTCCTGAAGAGCGGGTCATTGGAAGTCAGATAGGGGAAATAGACACGCCTCGCCGACCTTCCCAGATTGACCCTGATTCGATAGGACTCGGACCCGTCGGATCGCACCACGTTGGGGAACACTTCGTAGTACTGGGCATTGGCCGGTGCCACGATCGCCTGGGGGCCGAACCCTATCGCTTCCCCGCCCGGCAGAGACATTCCGGCGCAGTTGCCACAAGTGAGGGGCTCCACCTCCGCTACGGTCTGATCCAGAGGGAGCACCCCCAGGACGACGAGCGCAATCAGGGCCGGGAATGAATAATGTGCATGCAATGTATTTACTTTGAATGCCCGGAAGGCGGTGGTGTAAAGGAAAACTTGGTGACTCTATCAACCCGCCCGGGGGCGGAGGTGCCCTCCACGCCGACGATGGCTTTGCCCATCAACGCTGCAAGAATCCACCTCAATTCTCCTCGAAGCCGCTCACGATCCACTCGTGGCGGGTCGAGTTCAGGGCGGTGCCGCAGTATTGGCAGGTCACGTCGAGCGTGTCGCCGACGCGGCCGCCGCAGGCGGAGCACTGGTGCTGATAGAGCGAGCCCTTCTCCGGCACGGCATCGATGTCGCGCTCCAGGGTGAGCGTGAAGTCGCGGCGCCGTGGCCCGGCATCGAGCAGGGCGAGGCCTCCCGCCGGCAGCAGCCCCGCGCGCTGCATGCTGGCGGATAGCCCCACGTCGCAACGGTGCACCGCTCCCTGCTGGCCCACATTGAGGAGCACGCATTCATTGAGATAGATGCGGTGGAAAATCGAGCCATGGTCCGGGATCTTCGCGGAAAGGCCTGCGAAGAGTTCGTCGGTCACGAAACGGCGGACGGAGGCGGGATTCCGCGTGGCGTAGGCCGTCATGATCTGCATGAACGCATTGCTGGCCTTGTCCTCCACGACCTGTCGCGAGAAGTCCGGGCACTTGCCAGCCACCGCCGCCATGGCTTCCTCCAGCTCCGGGGATACGAGCGGGGTCATCCGGGAGCCGATATCGTAGTCCGCTTCCTGGGTGATCTCGGCCAGCACCCAATCAAAGTCGCCGCTATTCACCAGCACCTGGCAGTGGGTGCAGCGGCACAACTCGCCCATGTCCGCGGGCAGCTCCGCGGCGCAGGAGGGGCAATTCTTGTCCGAGACGATATCGAAGCCGGAGTCCGCTGCGCCGCGCTTGCGGATGAAGGACCAGTGTTCGATGAAGGGGTCGTGGCTTTCCGAATTCATCGAGGGGTCCAGCTCGCAGGTGAAGGAGTCGGACATGGCGGCGGAAATCCACACGTCGATCACATCGAATGCGCCATCGATGCGGTAGTCGATCGGGTGCGCGCCGAAGACTTGGATCTCATCGAGCACGTTGCGCTGCTTCAGCAGCTCCATCATGCGGAACTGGGTGGCGAAGCGCTGGTACATGCCATCCGAGAGGAAAGGCCGGACGCTCGAGAGGTCCTGCTCCGTCCACGCCCGCTGGATCTTCATGAAGGCGGAGCGGACCTTGGCCGCGAACGCGCCGGGATCGAAATCGGGATGGGCGTGGAGGAATTCATCCAGGCCACGGGGCCCGTTGATCGGAGCGGTCCGGATCCTGGACCGCTCCCGCTCCGTGGGCGGGGGAAAACGGGCAGCCATCGACCTGCGGTGAAGAATCACGGCCGCGACCGCCACGCCGACGCCGATGGTGAGGAGCACGAAGGTGAATTTCAGCGAACCCGACCCGGAAGTTCCGCGGCTGCCCGAGGAACCATAGGAAGATCCTCTGGACGACGAACCACCGCTGTAGTTGCTGCGGTAGCTACTCCTGCCACTGCTCTTGCTTCCGGAGCTTCTGCTACCACTGCTCCTGCTGCCCGAGCTCTTGCTACCGCTGCTTTTGCTACTGGTGCTGCCACCCCCTGCCCCACCGGCGCGCGCGGCGGCATCCTCAGAAATCCCGAGTCCCAGCCACAGCAGCAAGCCCAGGAAGGCAGGCAGGCAAAGGAGCGCGGACCGGGGTTTCATTTTGTGCGGCAGGCCATCTTTTGCTACGGCGCTCCCGCTACCGCAAGTTCCGCCGATAGGATGCACCTTCACGCGGCTTGCCAGCTTAAGCTGTTAAGGACTGTTGGGGGGTAGGAGTGCTTTTGAGAAGCTTTGGTTTCCCAGTTCGCGGCGGGCATGATAGGCACACCATAGATCGCAGCAGTTTAGCTTATGCTCCCCCTCCCTCCCTCCCCGTTGGGCGATTCCGCATCGCATCGTCGTCGGCCTGTCACTTCGAGCAAGAAGGATAAGGATAAGGGCGCAGCAGAGTACGCGAATACCAGCGCGCGGATGAGATCGTTTGCCTGGATGCTTTCCGTGATCCTCGCGACGTTATCGCTGCTCACGGTGCCCGTGCAGGCGCAGGGAAAAAAGCCGCCGCGCCCCGCCCGCGGCTTGATCGTGATCTTCGATGGCACCAAGACGAAAGCCTACGCCGAAGCCTATGAATATGCGGAGCTGATGTTGGACGGCTCCGGCTTCAAGGTGACCGGGACCAATGGGGCCACCGTCTCCGGCCCCGCGGGTCATGTCGTGGCGAAGGTCGACTACGGGCGGCAGGATATCGATCAGATGCTCGCCGAGGCCGAAAAGATCTCCGCATTCTACAAGAAAGCCGAGCCCATCCTAAAGGTGCGCATTCCCCAGCTCCGCGAGCTGGCGAAGAAGAAGGCCGAGCTGGCGAAGAATGCCCCGCAGCCGGCTCCCGCCCCCGCTATCGCACCCGTGGTGCCAGCGCCTGCACCGGGTCAGAAGCCCGCACCCCTGCCACCCGGTGACCCTGCCCCCGCCCCGGCGGCCGCGGTCGTGAAGGCAGATCCCGCCGCTCGTTACGAGACCCCCGGCTTGGCTCCCGCGGCCCGCATCTCGGCCCTCGCCGACCTAGCCATGAATCCCTCGCCCGAGCACCTGCCCTTGCTCATGACGGCGTCCAGTGACCCGGATCGCGAGATCCGCCGGTGGGCCTTCCG
The genomic region above belongs to Luteolibacter arcticus and contains:
- a CDS encoding TIM44-like domain-containing protein, encoding MKPRSALLCLPAFLGLLLWLGLGISEDAAARAGGAGGGSTSSKSSGSKSSGSRSSGSRSSGSKSSGRSSYRSNYSGGSSSRGSSYGSSGSRGTSGSGSLKFTFVLLTIGVGVAVAAVILHRRSMAARFPPPTERERSRIRTAPINGPRGLDEFLHAHPDFDPGAFAAKVRSAFMKIQRAWTEQDLSSVRPFLSDGMYQRFATQFRMMELLKQRNVLDEIQVFGAHPIDYRIDGAFDVIDVWISAAMSDSFTCELDPSMNSESHDPFIEHWSFIRKRGAADSGFDIVSDKNCPSCAAELPADMGELCRCTHCQVLVNSGDFDWVLAEITQEADYDIGSRMTPLVSPELEEAMAAVAGKCPDFSRQVVEDKASNAFMQIMTAYATRNPASVRRFVTDELFAGLSAKIPDHGSIFHRIYLNECVLLNVGQQGAVHRCDVGLSASMQRAGLLPAGGLALLDAGPRRRDFTLTLERDIDAVPEKGSLYQHQCSACGGRVGDTLDVTCQYCGTALNSTRHEWIVSGFEEN